The Nymphaea colorata isolate Beijing-Zhang1983 unplaced genomic scaffold, ASM883128v2 scaffold0549, whole genome shotgun sequence genome segment aaattgattattttttaaggTAGATAGTTGAGGATAGGGTGGGATTGGAGTCAAAAGCACGACGTGTGCGAATAATCAAAAATgaggattttttcaaaatgtttgatTAAGATTATAAGAAACATTTAAATAAAGAGTTGATATAAGtctaaataacaaaaaagacgAGAATGGCCCCCATGATTTGCCCGTGACTCAGATCCATTCACCCAATCGTGCTTTTGCTAGGATAAATGAAACCTGAGAAGCTTCTGTAATAAAAATAGCTATCTGCTTTATTCCACCTTTCCCTCAATTTTGAATTGTTTTCGAAGATTAACCGAGGGAAGCCCTGAGGGGGCCTTTGAGGCCGTTTTTACTATTTTTGGAGAGGTGAGGAGATGAGTTTTATACCGAAAATGCCTGCGTGATTATAATCTAATCgagaaaaacacaagaaaactcGAATATCATGATTCCACAACAGACCCCGCTTGAAATGGGCTCCAACCAGCTCTATCCCCATCCCCCTCCTTCCTCTGCCACCCTCCCTACCTGCATCCCCTATCATATCCCCTTCCTCCCCTTTCCCCCCTTTCTCTTCCAGAACGACATTGTCCCTCAAAATTCCCCCAAGCAGGCTGAAGCAGAGGCCACAACAGGGTCAGGATTAGAGGGGGAGTAAAGATCTATAGGTTTGAAGGGCGGATATAGATCGGGAATGGCGTAAAAGCCGATTTCCAAGAAATAATTCAAGAAGGACCAGCGATGCCCTGTTTCCAAATGCAGAAGAGGCTACAGTTCGCGAATAGCACTGAGGGCGCACCTCCGAAAAGACCATCCCAACTGGTACGACGAGACATCCGATACGAGCCCTGATTGTTTATATTAACTCATCTTAGTAATGCtactttttgtttcttccaaGACGAAATGTCAATAGAATATCCTTCATATCAGGACCCGCAGGAATGGCTGTGGGGCTTTTGGAGAGAAAATCTATGATAGTTTGGACTGAGGTTTGGGCATAATTGGACCATTATATGAAATTGGATTATTAGAATAAATATAAACGAAAATAGATATGCAAATTATGGGCAAAATATTAACTGGGGATGGGAATGGAGATATCGGAAGAGCGGAAAAGGTTAGTGATAGCATTTATAGCAAAGAAATGCTTATTTATGAATAATCAGGTCCAACGAATCCCCTTCCTGCCTAACCACAAGCCTCTAGGGACCAGCAACCAATAGGCTAGGGGGAAAATGAATCTCTTTAGGAAGTAAAACTCGTATCTTGGCTTCTCCTGGTCCCTGTAAAAAGTCTCGTCGATCACTCCATCGTACTTGAACTCCGCCAGCATCAGCCTCAGCTTGCCCACAAATAGAGGACAACTAGCATACCCTGCGTAGCTGCCTGGAAGCTCGGTGATGGTGGGTTGCTTCCTCACTGCCAAAAGATTGCTGATTATGATTTTCTTTACTTGTGGAGGACTTCAGCTTGCGAGAAGGCGGCAGCTGCAGTCTTGGAGCAGGGAAGGCTGGTGCAATCACCGATTCCCCAAACATTACGATACTTGTTGTGCCTGAGAGTGTTTTTGTTGAGGTCAAGGTAACCAGCTGCATCGGCTAGTCCGGACTGAGCGATGTAGTCATGCGGTCCCATGGGAGGGACCACGTGAAGGAAATCGAACTTGCGGACCACCAGTTCCTTGGTGTCTGCGTTCTGGAAGGTGGCTTCGTTGCCCTCCACCTTCACCAGGGGGTGCTTGAAGGTGGTCTTGATGTTGTAGGAAGCAGCCACTTCGGTCAGCTTGTTGGAGTACTTTGGGACGCCGAACATCACGGCGTTGGTCTTCATGAACTATACGCTGACTGGAAGATTCTTCTTCTGCCATTTGTCACTCCATAGGTAGAGAATTTTTTGAGGAGCTCCCGCGCATTTGATCGGCAAGGCAGGCTCTGTGAAGATGGCCTTTCCAGATGTTAGTTTTTCTCCAAGTTTGGCTACTTTCTCAGCATATTTAAGCTCATAGATGGAGGCAACGTTGGAATTGGGATCATCCAGAGCTTCCTTCAAGCCCTGCACTTTCTCATATTGTAGCTTGAATCCTGTGCCTAGGATGAGCTCGTCGTAAGTGTACTCCTGACCGCTTTCGCATACAACCTTATTCTCATCTGGCTTCACCAGTTTGAGTCGATCCTTGCTGAAAGTGATATCCTTGGGCGTTACTTCTTCCATGGAAGCTTCGGTGGACAAGATATTCCACAGTCCTGCTCCGACCATGGTCCATCCCGGCTGGTAGTAATGCTTGGGAGCTGGGTCAATGACTCTAATCTCAGATGGATGGATTCCCGAACGCAGGAGGTGGGATGTGAGACTGAGCCCGCCGCTGCCCAAGCCGACGATGCAGTAGCGGGTGTGGGAGGCGAAACAGAAGCGAAGGAAGGAGGTGGTGCGCATGAAGATATAATAATGACGATATACATAAGATATGGCACAAATTACAATGCTATTCCTTGAAGGACCAAGAAGGGCTAAAatagaagaagaataaaatagCCAAAATGGGGATAAGTCCTCCACGGAATCACCACTAGAAGTAAAACGATAAAACTCTTAGTTTGAATGCAATATGGATCAAATAGATGAGAATATCAATTAAAACGCACGTCGTAGAGAGTTTACTTGAAGAGCTTCTGCCCGTAGAGCCTAACCAGCAGGTCCAAATACCCCAAACAGTTCTTGAACTCCTCGCTGTTGTACCTACGCAGGTGGTCGGCGTAGGAGTTGAACAGATCCTCCAGGAAGTTGAAATACTGGAAGGACTTTACGATGGTGGCAAGGATAAAGGCAATCCAGTTGGAGTGGTTGCCATGCTAAAAGTACTCAGAAGCAAGCCCGAGCAGGATCTTGTCCTTCTCCGCTCCTGTGCAAGGTGCAGCCAAGCCCTGCGCATCGCAAACCACTGTTTCATGCTTTTCTCGGATGTAGACGACGAACATGACCATCTTGTACAGGAAGTATTTCTTGTTGGATTTGAGAAGGTGAATAAGGAGAGTGTTCCTGAAGAGCTCTTCGGTGAAAGCAGAATCCGAAAACTTGAAGGAACTGGCAACTTCCGAGATCTATTTGCTGATGATGATTCCCTTGTCCAGCTATACGATGCGAAGCGCTGACTATAGGCCCTGCATGAGCATTCTAAGATAGATGTGGTAGTTGCCTGTTCCCAGCTTCTACTGGCCGTTTCGGTCGTTCATCTTGGTTATCTGCTCCAGGCAGTAGGCGAGGCAGGACTAGAATTTGCTATCCTCGAAGAACTCCTCGCAAATTGTGGAGCAGGCCTCTATGTTCTTCATTCGCTGCGCCTTCACGTAGTACTCCTGGTAGCCCTCGTGGTAGAAGCGGGAGTAAAGCTCTGTGGTCTTGGGGTGAAACTCTCCGAAGCATTTGACAGCCAGCAGGAGGGCGGATTTGCGCATGAGTTCGTGGTCGAAGAGAGAAGCGTACTCGAGGTGGAAGGAGACCAGGAGGGGGTGGCTGTCAGGAAGGCTGAAGTTGAGGATGGACATGCCGCAGTTAAAATTGTAAGTGGACTTGTTGGATATGTAGTAGGGAAGAAGCATGGGATGAAGGGGATTTTTAAGCATAGGTTTTTCCAAAAACTCCTAGAAGTTGCTCAGCTTGGAAAGGACGGTGTTGAGCTACCACCCGATGGTGCGAGCGAACATCAGCTCCATTTTTAGAAGCCTAGGATTGACTTACTTGAAAAGCTAAAAGTCTATCTTTTCCTCGAGAGAAGGCGCACTGCGGAAAAGCTTCTGGATCTCAAACGAGGGGAAATCGAAAGTCTTCAGCCTCATTTAAAACTCCACTTATGTCTCCTCATGGAAGGGCGTTTGTGACTTGAAGAGGGGAATCGATTCATCGAAGTGAACGTTGATTCCGCAATGCCACAAGACAGCATTGAGGAGACATCCCGGTTTGACTGGCGGTGGGTAGGATGTGGTTATTTTGAAGTATTCTGAGCATTTGTAGAGGACGATGCTCCAGAACTGTTggctctcctctccctctccgaaGACTAGGTTCAGGTAGTCAAGAGCGAAGGATCGATACTTTTGCTGTCCCTCCTGCTTCTTTTCAGCCAAGATCGCTATGTATTCCTTGGTGTTTCGCTTATAGCCACTCCTCTAGGCAGCGTTGTCTTCGGCAAGGTCGGACAAGGCTTGCCTGTACTACTTTTTGATTGTCCTTGCGAGGGCTTCTACGAGGACAGTCTACCTGATGTATGGAAGACTGGTCTGCTCGTAAATGCGGTAGAGGTAGCGAACGTTAATGCCCATTTCCTGCAGAATGGTCTTGAGGGAATAGCTGTCCACCAGCATCAGCTCCATGTTGTGCAGTTTCTCCATCAGAACAGGGATCCAGTATGTTTCTATCAATTTGCTTGCCTCTCTCACCTTGTTATCCTATACTCGCTTGAAATCCTAAGTCGCAGAGGACATCAGGAAGGCTTGGCTAAGCAATTGGCAGTTCTCCTCTTTGGTATAATCTCTGAAAAATGCAACTATCTATGGTCGAAGGCGAGCCATTTCGTTGAGGCTGGATTTCTGGAAGTTGTAGTCAATGGGGAAGACGAGGCCCGGATTGATAAGGTAGTAAAAGTTAGGCAGCGTTATCTGGTCCTGAGTCTTATCCTTCTTGAAATTGTATTAGAATATCTTGAGAGAGGGACCCAGAGGAGCAAGAACCTTACGCTTAGGCTACACTTAAAAAGGCTCACTTTTGACGTTCAGAACGTCCTAGATAACATCCACTGCCTCCTTGAGCCGACCCATCAGCTGCAAATCGCCCTCACCTGACATCAAATTATACACTTCTGTTTTCTCCAGCTAAGAGAAGGGCATATCACACATGATGAGCAATTTGACTCCTTTATATTCGACCAGAGACATCAAAGGGAGGCGCAGCTTGTATCCTCGCACTTCTCTGAGGGTGAAGAGGATATCGTTGATGTTATAATTGACCATGAATTATTGGTTTAGCTATTTTCCACCCACCTTCACCCACACGCCCTGGTAGTAACGCCACCCTTAGAACTACCTTCCGGATTCATTGAAACCACATACTAGCTAGTCGACGAAGCTCTAAGCGATTCTCTTAGCAGTAGAGTTGAAGAATTATATCTATTTGAGCAGGCCAATTTCCTTCTACATTTGCTATGTTCGATGCCCTTTCAGTTCTCCCTTGATGACCACCTAGTAGAACTTGTAATATTAGCGCCAGAAGGACGAAATGGTAAAAGATTCCTGCACGTTTTGGTTCTTCGTGCTGACTATTTATgccatttccttctcttttttcttgcgCTGGCGTACCTTCTCCTCCTCCGCCATTTCCGCCTTGGTCTTAAGCAAGTTTTTAGTCCTTTGGATGGATTAAACATAGTCCTCTATGTTGCTCTCGTGGTGGTCGTCGTTGGATCGTCTCGGAGTGGCAAAAACTGGTAAAGGTTACTACAGCTTTTATTATTTAAGATTGGATTATTCGGTAGCTGGGGGCAAGTTGTTATTGATAAGTTCTCTTAGTTCTCGTGGGGTGAGTGGGATGATCTTGGCTAGGATGCGCTTTTgctctttttcctcttctcgcTTGGATTATATGAACTCCTTGATATCAAACGGAAACTCGAAAAGCCACTTCTCCATCTTTTCCTATTCCGTCCCCTTCGCCTCCTCTTATTCCTCGTTCTCCACGCGTGACTGGTCGCTGGCCTTCACGATCATCTTCTTCTCAGGGAAAATGACCTCCAAATAGGTCTTCTTG includes the following:
- the LOC116245159 gene encoding sulfide:quinone oxidoreductase, mitochondrial-like — encoded protein: MRTTSFLRFCFASHTRYCIVGLGSGGLSLTSHLLRSGIHPSEIRVIDPAPKHYYQPGWTMVGAGLWNILSTEASMEEVTPKDITFSKDRLKLVKPDENKVVCESGQEYTYDELILGTGFKLQYEKVQGLKEALDDPNSNVASIYELKYAEKVAKLGEKLTSGKAIFTEPALPIKCAGAPQKILYLWSDKWQKKNLPVSV
- the LOC116245158 gene encoding uncharacterized protein LOC116245158, with the protein product MFGVPKYSNKLTEVAASYNIKTTFKHPLVKVEGNEATFQNADTKELVVRKFDFLHVVPPMGPHDYIAQSGLADAAGYLDLNKNTLRHNKYRNVWGIVRKQPTITELPGSYAGYASCPLFVGKLRLMLAEFKYDGVIDETFYRDQEKPRYEFYFLKRFIFPLAYWLLVPRGLWLGRKGIRWT